Proteins encoded together in one Thermococcus barophilus MP window:
- a CDS encoding 2-oxoacid:ferredoxin oxidoreductase subunit beta translates to MAKEIYTKYKMAKYLRKEALPTALCPGCGGGTVLNAFANAIDQLKIDPRDLVVVSGIGCSAWIASPYFLADTLHTTHGRAIAFATGVKVGLPDKKVVVISGDGDLAGIGGNHLIHAARRNIDITVILVNNFIYGMTGGQVAPTTPFGAKTTTTPYRNIEHPLNIAEVVAEAGASYVARWTTAHVYQLIESIKRALQVKGFSLVEVISQCPVQFGRRNKMKEPAEMLRWFLRNSIPISKAKNMSKEELEGKFVIGEFVNRQRPEFTEELNKLIDEVAEHFGLGDEDAD, encoded by the coding sequence ATGGCTAAGGAGATTTACACCAAATATAAAATGGCAAAATATCTGAGAAAAGAGGCTTTGCCGACAGCTTTATGCCCCGGCTGTGGTGGTGGCACTGTTCTCAATGCCTTTGCAAATGCAATTGACCAGCTCAAGATTGACCCAAGGGATTTGGTTGTTGTGAGTGGAATTGGTTGTTCAGCCTGGATTGCGTCACCGTACTTCTTAGCTGACACCCTTCACACAACCCACGGAAGGGCAATAGCCTTTGCAACAGGTGTTAAGGTTGGTCTGCCAGACAAAAAGGTCGTCGTGATTAGCGGAGATGGCGATTTAGCTGGAATTGGTGGAAATCATCTCATCCACGCGGCGAGAAGAAATATTGACATAACAGTCATCTTGGTGAACAACTTCATTTACGGAATGACTGGCGGTCAAGTGGCTCCAACAACACCTTTTGGTGCCAAAACGACAACAACACCCTACAGAAACATAGAGCATCCTTTGAACATAGCCGAAGTTGTGGCTGAAGCTGGAGCGAGTTATGTTGCAAGGTGGACAACTGCTCACGTTTACCAGCTCATTGAGAGCATAAAGAGAGCTCTCCAAGTGAAGGGCTTCTCACTTGTTGAGGTCATCTCACAGTGTCCAGTTCAGTTTGGAAGGAGGAATAAGATGAAAGAACCGGCTGAGATGCTCAGATGGTTCCTCAGGAACTCCATACCAATAAGCAAGGCAAAGAACATGAGCAAGGAAGAATTAGAAGGAAAATTTGTAATCGGGGAATTTGTTAACAGACAAAGGCCAGAATTCACGGAAGAGCTTAACAAACTGATTGATGAAGTTGCCGAGCACTTTGGTCTGGGTGATGAAGATGCAGATTAG
- a CDS encoding 2-oxoglutarate ferredoxin oxidoreductase subunit delta, with translation MADVEIKTEGYLTIGKTDQVEIDVDTFLCKGCGICVELCPRKVFEWSKELSEKGVHYPVPVHADKCVKCKLCELLCPDFAIAVRW, from the coding sequence ATGGCAGATGTCGAAATTAAGACGGAGGGCTATCTCACCATAGGAAAAACTGACCAGGTGGAAATTGACGTCGATACTTTTCTTTGCAAAGGCTGCGGGATCTGTGTTGAACTTTGCCCAAGAAAAGTCTTTGAATGGAGCAAAGAGCTGAGCGAAAAAGGTGTTCATTATCCTGTTCCAGTTCACGCTGATAAATGCGTTAAATGCAAGCTCTGTGAACTCTTGTGTCCAGATTTCGCCATAGCCGTTAGGTGGTAG
- a CDS encoding archaeosine biosynthesis radical SAM protein RaSEA: MSYWTSEDNVAGRKGVALFIILPTIGCYRYRIGQACYMCSYPASAPKMPWNQEEIVEYVKKALKKIEDKERVAVRIFTSGSFLDDGELKPETRKKIFKLLAGYDNIKEIVIESRSELVRYNAVKELADIAEDRHFEIAIGLETANNDIADVCINKGNTFEQFVNASEEIRSAGAKVKTYLLLKPIFLSERDGIEDVKESIKKAAPYTDTFSINITNIQKGTVYERLWEKREYRPPWLWSVVKILKWAKMTFPEKRILSDPVGAGSKRGPHNCGKCDKMIADAIRKFSTTQELKYLENLEHECIAEWEYIVQEGLLDWQLLTY, from the coding sequence ATGAGTTATTGGACAAGTGAAGACAACGTTGCTGGAAGAAAAGGGGTTGCATTGTTCATAATCCTACCAACTATTGGTTGCTATCGTTACAGAATAGGGCAAGCCTGCTACATGTGCTCATATCCTGCATCTGCACCAAAGATGCCGTGGAATCAGGAGGAAATAGTTGAATATGTGAAAAAGGCTCTTAAAAAAATTGAAGATAAAGAGAGAGTTGCCGTGAGAATCTTTACTTCTGGTTCATTTCTTGACGACGGTGAGCTTAAACCAGAGACGAGAAAAAAGATTTTCAAACTTTTGGCTGGGTATGATAATATCAAGGAAATTGTGATTGAATCAAGATCGGAGCTTGTGAGATACAATGCCGTTAAGGAACTTGCAGATATTGCCGAAGACAGGCACTTTGAAATTGCAATTGGGCTTGAGACCGCAAACAATGATATAGCGGATGTATGTATAAACAAGGGCAATACTTTTGAACAATTTGTCAATGCCAGTGAAGAAATAAGAAGTGCTGGTGCGAAGGTTAAAACATATCTCCTCCTAAAGCCAATTTTCTTAAGCGAGAGAGACGGGATTGAAGATGTAAAAGAGAGCATAAAAAAAGCCGCCCCTTATACTGATACATTTTCCATAAACATCACAAACATACAAAAGGGTACAGTTTATGAAAGACTCTGGGAAAAACGGGAATACAGACCTCCTTGGCTGTGGAGTGTTGTCAAAATATTAAAATGGGCAAAAATGACATTTCCGGAAAAAAGAATCCTCAGCGATCCAGTAGGAGCCGGCTCAAAAAGAGGCCCTCATAATTGCGGGAAGTGTGATAAGATGATTGCCGATGCAATAAGGAAGTTTTCAACAACCCAAGAACTCAAATATCTTGAGAATCTCGAGCATGAATGCATAGCGGAGTGGGAATATATAGTTCAGGAGGGGCTCTTAGACTGGCAGTTACTCACTTATTAA
- a CDS encoding DUF996 domain-containing protein: MTLSQAKMYGGIGAILALVGGVVPRLGSALSIVGIVLILLAVKEISNETGDEAIFKNYLISFILQIGAFLALIIAIIAVLGTSIIAMGGPRAFEHEMQNFGAIMAIIGSILVGFVIFWIMFSLGSYYLKKSYELIAEHTDVDLFKTTGLLYFIGALTAIILIGLLIIFVARILEIVAYFSLPEELPSKQNSVIV, translated from the coding sequence ATGACACTGAGTCAAGCCAAGATGTATGGAGGAATTGGCGCGATTTTAGCATTAGTAGGTGGTGTAGTTCCAAGGCTGGGCAGTGCCCTAAGCATAGTCGGCATTGTACTTATTCTCTTAGCTGTGAAAGAAATTTCGAATGAAACCGGCGATGAAGCAATTTTCAAGAACTACCTCATCTCATTCATTCTCCAGATCGGTGCGTTTCTTGCGTTAATAATCGCCATCATAGCAGTTCTTGGAACATCGATAATAGCAATGGGCGGTCCAAGAGCATTTGAGCATGAAATGCAGAATTTTGGAGCAATAATGGCAATCATAGGGAGCATTCTTGTGGGCTTTGTAATTTTCTGGATTATGTTTTCGCTTGGTTCTTACTACCTCAAGAAAAGCTATGAGCTGATAGCTGAACATACAGATGTAGATCTCTTTAAAACGACAGGATTACTCTATTTCATAGGAGCTCTGACTGCAATAATACTCATTGGGCTATTGATAATTTTTGTAGCGAGAATCCTTGAAATTGTGGCTTACTTCTCTCTTCCAGAAGAGTTGCCATCCAAGCAGAACTCAGTAATAGTCTGA
- a CDS encoding 2-oxoacid:ferredoxin oxidoreductase subunit gamma: MQIRLAGIGGQGVVLAGVILGEAAAIEGLNVVQTQDYSSASRGGHSIADVIISKEPIYDLIVTKADVLVALAQLGYDTTKDSLRKDGLLIIDTDLVKPDREFIGAPFTRLAEEKTGLALTVNMVALGYLVAKTGVVKKESVEEAIRRRVPKGTEDINLKAFRVGYEEGSR; the protein is encoded by the coding sequence ATGCAGATTAGACTTGCCGGTATAGGTGGGCAGGGTGTTGTTTTGGCAGGTGTAATCTTGGGTGAAGCCGCTGCAATTGAAGGACTAAATGTTGTTCAGACTCAGGATTACAGCTCAGCTTCAAGAGGTGGACACTCAATAGCTGATGTTATCATTTCAAAGGAACCAATCTACGACTTGATTGTCACTAAGGCTGATGTTCTTGTGGCTTTGGCTCAGCTTGGCTATGATACTACAAAAGACTCACTTAGAAAAGATGGGCTTTTAATAATTGACACGGATTTAGTTAAGCCGGATAGAGAGTTTATTGGGGCTCCTTTTACAAGATTGGCGGAGGAAAAAACAGGGCTGGCCTTGACAGTCAATATGGTAGCTCTTGGTTATTTGGTTGCCAAAACTGGAGTTGTTAAGAAAGAGAGTGTTGAAGAGGCTATAAGGAGGAGAGTTCCAAAAGGAACCGAAGATATTAATTTGAAAGCCTTTAGGGTTGGTTATGAGGAGGGATCAAGATGA
- a CDS encoding 2-oxoacid:acceptor oxidoreductase subunit alpha, with translation MIIQGDEPEQIRLLRKLYPKGNYFMQGDEAIAYGAIFAGCRFYAGYPITPASEIAETMARELPKVKGYYIQMEDEIGSIAAIIGASWTGLKSMTATSGPGFSLMQENLGYAIMTETPIVVVDVQRSGPSTGQATKGAQGDFFQARWGTHGDHPIVAISPISVEDSFWETIRAFNISEKLRIPVILLADGIIGHTREQIRIPDPEEVEIVYRKLPKDEEEAKYPFGDVDGSLVPPMPLFGHGYFTHVTGSTHKETGLRDVYTPEVHIKLVNRLHKKIEKHEKEIEKWEEYFTDDMEILVISWGVSARPSLGAVLKAREEGIKVGLFIPKTVHPFPGKKVKDLAKKVRAIIVPEMNLGQLILEVQRYVNDDVILKGVNKIGGIPLTVEEILREIRGV, from the coding sequence ATGATTATTCAGGGTGATGAACCAGAGCAGATTAGACTTTTAAGAAAGCTTTACCCTAAGGGAAACTATTTCATGCAAGGTGATGAGGCAATAGCGTATGGAGCGATCTTTGCAGGCTGTAGATTCTATGCGGGCTATCCAATAACACCAGCAAGTGAAATTGCCGAGACAATGGCAAGAGAATTGCCAAAAGTTAAGGGTTACTACATCCAAATGGAGGATGAGATTGGGAGTATTGCTGCTATCATTGGTGCTTCTTGGACAGGTTTAAAATCAATGACTGCTACAAGTGGTCCGGGATTCAGCCTGATGCAGGAAAATCTGGGCTATGCTATTATGACTGAAACTCCAATAGTTGTAGTTGACGTCCAGAGAAGCGGCCCGTCAACTGGACAAGCAACAAAAGGCGCCCAGGGGGACTTTTTCCAAGCAAGATGGGGAACTCATGGGGACCATCCAATTGTTGCTATTTCACCAATAAGCGTTGAAGACTCGTTCTGGGAAACGATAAGAGCATTTAACATATCCGAAAAGCTTAGGATTCCGGTTATTCTGCTTGCTGATGGTATAATTGGGCATACAAGAGAGCAGATAAGAATTCCAGATCCGGAGGAAGTTGAGATAGTTTACAGAAAGCTCCCCAAAGATGAGGAAGAGGCTAAATATCCATTTGGTGATGTTGATGGTTCTCTTGTTCCGCCGATGCCTCTCTTTGGTCACGGTTACTTCACTCATGTAACAGGCTCAACTCACAAAGAGACAGGTTTGAGGGATGTTTACACTCCAGAGGTTCACATAAAACTTGTAAACCGCTTGCACAAGAAGATTGAGAAGCACGAAAAGGAGATAGAAAAGTGGGAAGAGTATTTCACCGATGATATGGAAATCCTCGTAATAAGCTGGGGAGTTTCAGCTCGTCCCTCTCTTGGTGCTGTTCTCAAGGCAAGAGAGGAGGGCATAAAAGTTGGGCTCTTCATTCCAAAGACCGTACATCCGTTCCCAGGTAAAAAGGTTAAGGATCTTGCAAAGAAGGTCAGAGCAATTATCGTCCCAGAGATGAACCTTGGGCAGCTGATCCTTGAAGTGCAGCGCTATGTGAACGATGACGTAATTCTAAAAGGGGTTAACAAGATCGGTGGAATTCCTTTAACGGTTGAAGAAATTCTCCGCGAGATAAGGGGTGTGTGA
- the surE gene encoding 5'/3'-nucleotidase SurE, translated as MPKILITNDDGIYSRGIRAAIEALRGLGDVYVVAPMFQRSASGRAMTLHRPLRAKRVTINGVKAAYALDGMPVDCVIFALARFGSFDLAISGINLGENMSTEITISGTASAAIEAATHGIPSIAISLEVNREKYKFGAGEEIDFTMAKLFLKKIAKAVLEKGLPKGVDMLNVNIPYDADESTPIEITRLARRMYQPSVEERIDPKGTPYYWIVGTQCPRDVLEPGTDMYAVKVERKVSVTPINIDMTADVDLKYLRGHLGL; from the coding sequence ATGCCAAAGATACTCATAACAAACGACGATGGTATTTACTCAAGAGGGATAAGAGCCGCAATTGAGGCACTTAGAGGACTTGGAGATGTTTATGTCGTTGCACCAATGTTTCAGAGGAGTGCAAGCGGAAGGGCAATGACTCTGCACAGACCTCTGAGAGCGAAACGTGTAACGATAAATGGAGTAAAAGCGGCTTATGCCTTAGATGGAATGCCCGTTGACTGTGTAATATTTGCACTGGCTCGATTTGGAAGTTTTGATTTAGCAATTAGCGGGATTAACTTGGGAGAAAACATGAGTACTGAAATCACAATCTCCGGAACTGCAAGTGCTGCAATTGAAGCAGCAACCCACGGAATTCCAAGCATTGCGATAAGTTTAGAAGTGAACAGAGAGAAGTACAAATTCGGTGCAGGGGAAGAGATAGACTTTACAATGGCAAAGTTATTTCTGAAAAAGATTGCGAAAGCAGTTCTTGAAAAGGGGCTTCCAAAGGGCGTTGATATGCTCAACGTTAACATTCCCTATGATGCAGATGAAAGCACTCCAATAGAGATCACGCGCTTAGCAAGGAGGATGTACCAGCCGTCAGTAGAGGAGAGAATAGACCCAAAAGGGACTCCCTATTACTGGATTGTTGGCACACAATGTCCAAGAGATGTGCTTGAGCCAGGGACTGATATGTATGCAGTAAAAGTCGAGAGAAAAGTTAGTGTGACCCCAATAAACATAGATATGACAGCTGATGTGGATTTAAAATACCT